Genomic DNA from Vibrio vulnificus CMCP6:
AACCGTGCACAAATGAAAGAGATGTATCAAGGCAACTTCGCAGCAAACCAGGCTGAGCGTCAAGCACAGCACGCTAAAGTACAGGCCTTGTTACTGGCGGACAATTTCGACCAAGCCACGGCCAATGAGCTTGCGAAACAGATGGCGGAGAAACAGGCAGAGCGCCGTGTGAAAATGCTGGAAAAACAACATCAAATGTTGAGCATTTTGACTCCAGAGCAAAAAGCAAAGTTCGTTGAATTGCAAAACGAGCGTATGCAAGAGTGTGGCGACAAAATGCAAAAACGCATGGAAAAGCACGCGAAAAACTGATCTGTGCGGTATTCACTGACTTGAGCAAAAAGGCGATCTTCGGATCGCCTTAAATGTATCGTACTCATTCCCGCTTGAGCGCGTTATACTGCGAGCAAGGCTTTTTTCATCGAATGATTATGAAACACCAATACGCACGTTTAGTGACGATGGCTGCTTGGACGGCAACCGCAGTCGCAACTCTACTTCTCCTCGTTAAAATAGTGGCTTGGTGGGTGACCGGCTCTGTGAGCTTACTTGCCTCGCTGATCGATTCATTCCTCGATATTGCGGCGTCTGTCGTCAACTTAATTGTGGTGCGTTATGCGCTGCAACCTGCTGATGAGGAACACACTTTTGGCCATGGCAAAGCGGAATCGCTCGCGGCGTTGGCTCAAGCGATGTTTATCTCAGGTTCCGCGGTCTTTTTGATCCTCAATGGTATTGATCGCTTCTTCCGTCCTCATGAGTTGAACTCTCCAGAATATGGCGTATTCGTCAGCTTGTTTGCTATGGTGGTGACATTCGCCTTGGTGACATTCCAAAAATACGTGGTGAAGAAGACCGGTAGCCAAGCCATTGCGGCGGACTCTCTGCATTATCAAAGTGACCTATTCATGAATGCGGCCATTATGGTGGCGTTGGGGCTAAGCTATTATGGCGTTGGCCAAGCCGACGCGGTGTTTGCCGTCGGAATCGGGCTGTTTATTCTGTATAGCGCCTTCAAAATGGTGATGGAAGCGATCCAAACCTTGCTCGATCGCAAGCTGCCTGATGAAGAGTTAGAACAAATTCGCTGTGAATGTCTCGCGGTAGAGAATGTTCTGGGGGTGCATCAACTGCGCACTAGAATGTCAGGGCCGACGCGCTTTATTCAGCTTCATCTTGAGTTGGACGATGATCTGCCGTTGATCAAAGCGCACCAAATTGCCGACGAAGTGGAAGAGCGGTTGCTGGCGTGTTTCCCTGATGCCGATGTATTAATCCACCAAGATCCTTATTCTGTGGTGATTGTCAGTGAAAAAGAACAGATAGAACAACAGTGGTAACGCTCGAAAAAATACGCTTATCTTCAGGACAAATAAGCGGTTGTTGACTATCTTTCCAACAGCCTCTATTAAGATTCGTGATCCTGATGTGAATCAACAAAGTTTGAGTGCAAAACTGTAATACTCTTACATAAGTAGAAAAGTTACATAAAAATGTGTGTTTTCATTGGTATTCCTGTAGAGGAAATGTAACATTACGCACAGTTTTTCGGATTATATTGGTAGCTGACTAACAGCTATTTTTTAAAGATTATTAAATATTGATTTCTAAAGATCGAGGGTGAGCATGATTAAGAAGAT
This window encodes:
- a CDS encoding CpxP family protein, with amino-acid sequence MKLAKKMVLAAVVLPLTLGTASAFAFGGGKGHHKGPDGECGMGMDRGILRQLDLTDAQKEQLDAMRGSNRAQMKEMYQGNFAANQAERQAQHAKVQALLLADNFDQATANELAKQMAEKQAERRVKMLEKQHQMLSILTPEQKAKFVELQNERMQECGDKMQKRMEKHAKN
- the fieF gene encoding CDF family cation-efflux transporter FieF (FieF, a metal efflux transporter, is a member of the CDF (cation diffusion facilitator) family of transporters.), whose amino-acid sequence is MKHQYARLVTMAAWTATAVATLLLLVKIVAWWVTGSVSLLASLIDSFLDIAASVVNLIVVRYALQPADEEHTFGHGKAESLAALAQAMFISGSAVFLILNGIDRFFRPHELNSPEYGVFVSLFAMVVTFALVTFQKYVVKKTGSQAIAADSLHYQSDLFMNAAIMVALGLSYYGVGQADAVFAVGIGLFILYSAFKMVMEAIQTLLDRKLPDEELEQIRCECLAVENVLGVHQLRTRMSGPTRFIQLHLELDDDLPLIKAHQIADEVEERLLACFPDADVLIHQDPYSVVIVSEKEQIEQQW